A stretch of Apostichopus japonicus isolate 1M-3 chromosome 9, ASM3797524v1, whole genome shotgun sequence DNA encodes these proteins:
- the LOC139974150 gene encoding uncharacterized protein yields MLKYIILFCISASFPVQGLECNNWIKTECTAHNQKYNDTCTKIAVNNNVTTQKCDPPDDKCVLIASKFSFQDDYSVRYMFASCGTGSLSGCNDRDELKAIDPSLAHFDDFQGPGFNYESLDTCVCPSDYCVTIDQLSEFEEQLFGSGSNFRPFFSTTFAGLFILLYLRFMG; encoded by the exons ATGCTGAAGTATATTATTCTTTTCTGCATATCGGCTTCATTTCCTG TTCAGGGACTGGAATGCAATAATTGGATAAAAACAGAGTGTACCGCACACAATCAAAAGTACAATGACACTTGTACCAAGATAGCTGTGAACAACAACGTGACAACTCAAAAATGTGACCCACCAGATGACAAATGTGTTTTGATTGCAAGTAAATTCTCgt TTCAAGACGATTATTCGGTGCGATACATGTTCGCCTCCTGTGGCACTGGCTCTCTCAGCGGCTGCAACGATCGTGATGAATTGAAAGCCATCGACCCATCCTTAGCTCATTTTGACGATTTCCAAGGTCCCGGATTTAACTACGAGAGCCTTGACACGTGCGTCTGTCCGTCAGACTACTGTGTCACTATCGATCAACTCAGTGAATTTGAAGAGCAACTGTTCGGCAGTGGATCTAATTTTCGGCCATTTTTCAGTACAACGTTCGCTGgcctttttattttattgtaccTGCGATTTAtgggataa